The genome window TCTGTAATCTCAAGCTCCAAGGCCTCGCCCAAAAGCCCGTTTTCTTCCAAAACCCTTGCAACCCCTTGAGAAAATCGCCCTTCGTCTAATTGTACACCTGAGACATTGACCGCTACGACCCCTTCAAAAATCCCTGTTTCGCGCCAAGTTTTAAGCTGTGCGCAAGCAGTCTCCAGTACCCACCGCCCCAAAGGAACGATAAACCCGTTCTCCTCCGCCAAGGGGATAAACTCCGCAGGACTCACAACCCCAAGCACAGGGTGCCTCCAGCGCAAGAGCGCCTCAAACCCCACCACCTTCATGCTCTCAAGGTCGATTTGCGGTTGGTAGTGCAGACTCAACCCTTCTGAACCAATCGCTTCTTTCAAGTACGCCATCACCCGCATCCGCTGACTCATCTGCGTAGTCAGCGTCTGGGCGTAAAATGCGTATCTATTTGAACCAAGACGCTTGGCTTGGTGCATGGCCACATCAGCAAATTTAATAAGTTCTTCCACTTCACGCGCATCGGTCGGACTGAGGCTAATACCCACACTCGCGCTTAGCACATGGGTATGCCCGTCCATTTCCACAGGCTGTTTTAGCACATCTAAAAACAAATCCAGCTTTACAATCACATGCGCAGGCCCCTTGACCTCTTCAATAATCACCACAAACTCATCCGCTCCAAAACGGGCAAGGGTATGGCCGTGGTTGGCCACTCTTTGCAAACGCCGCGCAATTTCTTGCAAGATGGCATCCCCTGTCTCGTGGGAATACAAGTCGTTGATGTACTTAAAATCATCCAAATCTATAAAACAAACCGCCACCAAAGTTTTGGTTTTTTCTGCGCGCTCCAGAGCATGGCCAAGTTCGCGCTTTAACAGTAGCTGGTTGGGCAGTTTGGTAAGGGGGTCATGCAAAGAGAGGTATTCGATTTGGTCCATCAACACACGTTCATCGGTAATGTCTCGCACCGTGCCCACCGAACGCATAGGCTTCCCTGAAACATCACGGTATATTTCACCCTGCTCTTGCACGTAACGCGTAGTGCCATCAACCACGATACGATGCACCACATCGTAAGATTTTGCAGGGTCATCTAAAGCGGTTTGGTAAACGCCCATCACCATATCGCGGTCTTCAGGATGGATAACGTGCAAAAAGTTTTCAAAACTAGGCACCACTGTTTCATGAAATCCAAAAATCCGATACACCTCTTCCGACCATGCCAGTTTTTCACTTGTTATGTCGTGCTCCCAGCTCCCAATCTTCGCAATCCGTTGCGACTCGCGCAACATGGTTGCACTTTTAGCCAGCGCTTGTTCTTTTTCTAAACGTTCGCTAATGTCAATCGCAAAAGCAATATTATAATCCACACCTTGATAGGTAAAAATGGACGCAAACACTTCCACAGGAAAAATGCTCCCGTCTTTGCGTCGGTGCAAGGTTTCAAAGTGTAAAGCGCGGGTTTTGTCGAGGCTTTTTGCATGGGCTTCCCATTTGACTTGATCAAAATTGGGGTCAATATCTACAATACCAAGCTGCGTCAACTCCTCTTTGGTATACCCAAGGCTTTCACAGGCAGC of Sulfurospirillum tamanense contains these proteins:
- a CDS encoding sensor domain-containing protein; translated protein: MQKNKPVEQDMPVAHPAVASEEILRSMQVALPDRMLIFLDCEGRVVFRSNTLLECEHCTVCNAGESIYDHPSCGVFKVFEEYPKERLETLQTSVETTVTISSKGEAHALLATLTPLPKNTCSTIAFLFSVVDQTTLSEVNRALAFQKELLKNVLHNLPDVVFAKDLEGKFLVCNAQCEALLGVAPGEAIGKRDADFFDARITQVIRTQDAKVMERGTVHVNEEWLRFPDGQEALFETTKAPLRSENGTVLGVLGIAHDITQRRFLEEHLQLTQFSVEKATVPIFWVDAITGGMFYVNEAACESLGYTKEELTQLGIVDIDPNFDQVKWEAHAKSLDKTRALHFETLHRRKDGSIFPVEVFASIFTYQGVDYNIAFAIDISERLEKEQALAKSATMLRESQRIAKIGSWEHDITSEKLAWSEEVYRIFGFHETVVPSFENFLHVIHPEDRDMVMGVYQTALDDPAKSYDVVHRIVVDGTTRYVQEQGEIYRDVSGKPMRSVGTVRDITDERVLMDQIEYLSLHDPLTKLPNQLLLKRELGHALERAEKTKTLVAVCFIDLDDFKYINDLYSHETGDAILQEIARRLQRVANHGHTLARFGADEFVVIIEEVKGPAHVIVKLDLFLDVLKQPVEMDGHTHVLSASVGISLSPTDAREVEELIKFADVAMHQAKRLGSNRYAFYAQTLTTQMSQRMRVMAYLKEAIGSEGLSLHYQPQIDLESMKVVGFEALLRWRHPVLGVVSPAEFIPLAEENGFIVPLGRWVLETACAQLKTWRETGIFEGVVAVNVSGVQLDEGRFSQGVARVLEENGLLGEALELEITESSLMNDPAAWRAEFAKLDKLGVKLAMDDFGTGYSSLSHLRQMPLDVLKIDQSFVCDLPHDADACVVAKAIVGLAHNMKMQSLAEGIETKEQLMFLKALGCGYGQGYIIAKPLPANDVPEFLKQWRPKNLYM